A window of Glycine soja cultivar W05 chromosome 13, ASM419377v2, whole genome shotgun sequence genomic DNA:
GCTTTAGTTTGATGGATCAGAGAAGAAGTTGTTGACGGATGGCATAATCTGAGGCTGCTTGCCGCGAACATACTTCCTCAGGCTATGTTGTGAATATTTCTCTCCCTCTGCAAAATTCTCAAGAATTCCTGCAGTTCTGTTCCGTTTGGTCACCCTGAGAGCATAATCAAATTCAATAAACACAGATAAGAGCAGTTCCAAAATAAGCAAATATTTTTACACATGTACCTAGCTTCAATCTCAATCTTCATTCCCTCATACATTTTTTCTTGCATTAATTCAAATAGTTCTATTGCTGATGatgaaaaaataacataaagtaTACCTAGATATCAATAAATTTCGATAATATGGGGAATAGATCCAAAGAAAAGAATTAtgcatgttttaaaaaattattgtgcaATTATACATAGCTACATGTCTGACAATAATTTACATGTGGAATTGTATTTTGATAGAGGAAAACATTGGATTTGGACAATGAAGATCAAAAGAAGTCCAAACCAACAACTTGTTGTATACAAATATGAAAGATCCATATATACCTGACTTCAGGATTGGTGGTTATATTCCTAACAAGTTGCATACCGCAGATTCCAACAGCCACACCAACTGAAGCGAAGAGTGGGTATACCTATTCACGCAACAAAACCCGTTTAGGATATCATCACATTcacatcaaattttaaatgcttCACAGTTCAcatattaaacaaaatttactaTGCTATTTGGGAGAAAACACAAGTATTGTTTGTATGTCAGCATTTCTATTATGTTAATTTGGTGTATTTTCTCTGGTCTTATTCACAAGAAActgtaaaatatattataacttGTTGCTTATACATGAGATTGAAACCCAAGATGGTATATTATAGTAACAAATTCTCTTTTTATAGGTTGAGACTATGAAGCACCGACACCGAACACGAACACGAACACAAATACGTGATACCTGTAATATCCAAAATATAGAATGTAATACGGGTGTCACGTCGGTGTCGGACACTGACACGGACGCGTGTCGGACACCAGACACAACAAGGGGCTGGAGTATGCGTGCTTCATAGGGTTGAGGTGTATATTAATATGCATACCAAtacaagaaagaagaaattaagtACCTCAGGTTTCAACCATCTGTTGGCGGCCATGTTGAGAAGAGAGGCAGGAatgagaaaatagaagaaagggAGAGAGGGTAATACGCTCCGCTTCCAAGGAAACTTGTGAAACAAGAAGGACGCGGAGCAATAAAGTGATGTGCCAATGAGGAATGTGGGGGCATGTTTATAAGTGTGAATTTGATACGAAAATCACGGGGTTAATGTAATAACCCGAGAAATTCGGTAACCATATGTGCAGGGATGCCTAAAGATGACTTCCATTAATTCAAAGAATTGGTCAGCAACGTGTCACCGCCGCTtacttgtttttgttgaattgtgAATCAATGAAATGAATGGTCGGGTTCCTACTTTCTTGGTTCATTTTGGGCCCTTCCTTTTTGCAATAtggttttctttaatttttagatcTTGATTATTAGTAGTAGTATTTTAGTATGTGCCTAATTACTGCTTTTTTATTGGCCAAAGTGACACTTCCTTTTGAATAATAATACGTTTTGTAAACTTTTTTCTAAAAGCGTCAAAGTGCAGCATTCTAAATATGCGTGAGGAGAGGACCAAGGTGGTGGAAGAATCCAACTTGAACAGCCTGTCTGTGCGTATGACCATCAAACAACTGCTATAAAATGTCCGGCtatgtatttttaaatgtttccaTAACTGCCATGATCATAAATCTTTAATGCATATTTTATTAAGAGTTtatgacttattttttttttaattctttctgtgtctcaaatttaaatttatttttttaatctcttaatttaaaaaaatattctttttaaccatttctataaaatattccatctatataaaaaaaaaactcaaattgattttggataactgggaagtttgttttttttatggagatgaaataaaaatgatattttttaaaattgaagactAAAAAAGTAAATCTAAACTTGAAATATCAACACAAAAGCGACTCAAatttaagagtaaaaaatatatatttaactcaaatatttgaatgattatatttttaataaaaatagtctATGATTGTCtaaagatattttatattatcaattaataagaaattattatatatggtaaatttattattttcataaaatttatatttactataatttttaattggaacGGGCATGTTTGGAACAATTATAAAAGttgaaatatttgaataatcAATGTATAATTagtaatgttattttttgtgtctTCCGTAGAGATTATAAATGTTTTCAATTcattaaattaaagatatttcgttcataatatataaatattactaatctaaaaaaattcatagaaaaaaataaaatcaaacacgCTCATAATGTGTTTACATGTCATTTTCACATATAAACACAACATTATATAGCTATGCCACTCAATCTTATAAATTATACTTAGTTAATGCTATATTCTTATTATAACCATACGGGACCTTAAACTCATCTGATCAAGAGGATCTAACTTATATGGTATTCAATTcttaccagaaaaaaaaaaacttaaactcaTGTTTCTAATGTAATGAAACTTTTTATCAAAAAAGATAAGTGAATTCCAAAGTAGGGATGTATTAGCGGGAAGTAGAAACACTTTCGCTTGTGacattcagaaaaataaaatggcgtaattaaattataaagaaacaTATAAGGACGTTTTAGAAAATTCTTTATATGGTGTCGTGGTGTAGTTGCTAGAGAAACATTTCTGTGACATCGAATACCTCTTTAATATTTTGGTACTCTATCGgtaatgattcttttttttaattactggGTTAAtgagtttctttctttctttctttttttttatgatgaaagTTATTGAGTTTCATTGGTTCTTTTCCAAGTTCAAAATCAAATCATCCTTAGAGTTCGATCTTctcgatttttattttttttccaggaCCTTCTGgatgttttgaattttgtacTAGCCTTTGTTGATTCGTTTGAATACAAATCAACCCATCACATAATTCACGAGATGTAATTTTAGTCACGATACAGTTGTCAAATATTGGGCGATCTAAAATGTACATCAGGGGATGGAAAATTGATATAAAGCAGTTCCTTGCTTGACTTTGATTCTATTTTATCATAGATCTAGAAAAACTGTATTTGTTGACCGATATTCAATATTTCAATTGTTTATGATCCCAgcacaatatatttaaataaagttgGGAGTTTCACTGGTGAGTTCATGCTCCATGCCTCGCATGCAGCATAACCTTGGTATTCCTATCTTGGTATATAAATACTGAACTagcatataaaataattagtaaGGCATTGAACCTTGAAGCATATGATTATTGATTAACAGAACGTGAAGACTGATGTCAAGCATCACGCTCAAGCCTGGCCTCACCATATTTCAATATATACACGATGACATAAAATAGGCGAATATAATGGAATACAAAGGAGTCAACCAAACAAGTAATtacaaattgaaacaaacaaacaatgtAATTAAGCGCTTTAGTAGTTAGCTATTTTAAGTTGAAGCACGGAGTAGTTTAAAGTCTTTGTAAGACCTTCATATATGAATGGTACATTAGACATAACAGTTCGAatgtgaattaaaaataattgaataaaatagtaattttaataaattttgaggCAAATGAATTTTCAAACATTCAAATTGCAAATAATAAGTTAAAACAATATGATGTCATGTGATTCATAAATCAATAtgaaatcttttaaatatatttttccctCACTAACATATAGGGATATTTGTGGAATTGGTTAACTTAGGTCCCACATGACTCAAAATTTTAATAGGATTAATTATATGAATCTAAATTTGTctcaattaaaattgataacattTTGAATGATACTAAATGAGCCCAACTTATTGGCACAATATATTAAGTTTAAcattatatataactaaattataaaattaaacatactAAAATATCTTgtcattataatataattttagagaAGTCATTGTTTATTAAGTTAAGGACATGCAtattaatacataatttttttaaaaattataccttttaaaagaatatataacaTTAGATTGGTTTTAGATGACCTAAAGTATAACTAACAcatgttttcaaaatatatcaagtctaatatttattaatcttaaatttatcaaaatcatGAACATCCTCCTCGCAAGTTAACATAAAACT
This region includes:
- the LOC114381378 gene encoding uncharacterized protein LOC114381378, producing MAANRWLKPEVYPLFASVGVAVGICGMQLVRNITTNPEVRVTKRNRTAGILENFAEGEKYSQHSLRKYVRGKQPQIMPSVNNFFSDPSN